A window of the Podarcis raffonei isolate rPodRaf1 chromosome 4, rPodRaf1.pri, whole genome shotgun sequence genome harbors these coding sequences:
- the PCDH17 gene encoding protocadherin-17 isoform X8, whose translation MWPLSACSLLLCWALPALTLKNLNYSVPEEQGAGTVIGNIGRDARLQPGAGGGLPSLERARGAKSTFRVLENSAPHLLDVDGESGLLYTKQRLDREALCRRSAKCQLSLEVFANDQEICMIKVEIQDLNDNAPAFPSDQVDLDISENAAPGTRFPLASAHDPDAGENGLRTYVLTRDDYGLFSLDVKARGDGTKFPELVVQKPLDREEQSHHTLVLTALDGGDPPRSGTVQLNVRLIDSNDNSPVFEAASYVVELPENAPLGTAVIDLNATDADEGTNGEVLYSFSGYAPERVRELFSIDPQTGLIRVKGNLDYEEGGLVEIDVQARDLGPNPIPAHCKVTVRLVDRNDNAPTIGFVSVRQGALSEAAPPGTVIALVRVTDRDSGKNGQLQCRVQGDGSGGDGAVPFTLEENYDNLYTVVTDRPLDREVQDEYNVTILARDGGSPPLNSTKSFSVRILDENDNPPRFSKSLYVLQVPENNIPGEYLGSVLAKDPDLGQNGTVSYSILPGHVGDVSIYTYVSVNPTNGAIYALRSFNYEQTKHFEFHVLAKDSGSPHRESNATVRVTVLDVNDNAPLIVLPALINDTAELQVPRNAGVGYPVGTVRAMDSDFGESGRLTYEIVEGNEEHLFEMDPASGEIRTLHPYWEELSPVAELVVKVSDHGKPSLSAVAKLIVRALAGPLPEAGEPQVNGEQHRRPHWDLSLPLIVTLSTVSIILLAAMITIAVKCKRENKEIRTYNCRIAEYSHPQLGGGGGGGGGGGGSGGSKGKKKKISKNDIMLVPSEGEDSRGPLNVMNVVSSPSLATSPMYFDYQTRLPLSSPRSEVMYLKPASNNLTVPQGHVGCHTSFTGQGTNVSEAPPSRMSIIQTDNFPAEPNYMGSRQQFVQSSSTFKDPERASLRDSGHGDSDQADSDQDTNKGSCCDMSVREALKMKATSTKSQPLEPARERPKTHCWALWTGPL comes from the coding sequence ATGTGGCCCCTTTCGGCCTGCTCCTTGCTGCTGTGCTGGGCTCTGCCTGCCCTGACGCTCAAGAACCTGAACTACTCGGTGCCCGAGGAGCAGGGCGCCGGCACGGTGATCGGCAACATCGGCCGCGATGCCCGGCTGCAGCCCGGCGCGGGCGGCGGGTTGCCGTCCCTGGAGCGCGCCCGCGGCGCCAAGTCCACCTTCCGCGTGCTGGAGAACTCGGCGCCGCACCTGCTGGACGTGGACGGCGAGAGCGGCTTGCTGTACACCAAGCAGCGCCTGGACCGCGAGGCGCTGTGCCGGCGGAGCGCCAAGTGTCAGCTGTCGCTCGAGGTTTTCGCCAACGACCAGGAGATCTGCATGATCAAGGTGGAGATCCAGGACCTGAACGACAACGCGCCCGCCTTCCCGTCGGACCAGGTGGACCTGGACATCTCCGAGAACGCGGCGCCGGGCACCCGCTTCCCGCTGGCCAGCGCCCACGACCCGGACGCCGGCGAGAACGGGCTGCGCACCTACGTGCTCACCCGCGACGACTACGGCCTCTTCTCGCTCGACGTCAAGGCCCGCGGCGACGGCACCAAGTTCCCCGAGCTGGTGGTGCAGAAGCCGCTCGACCGCGAGGAGCAGAGCCACCACACGCTCGTGCTGACGGCGCTCGACGGCGGCGACCCTCCGCGCTCGGGCACCGTGCAGCTCAACGTGCGCCTCATCGACTCCAACGACAACAGCCCCGTCTTCGAGGCCGCCTCCTACGTGGTGGAGCTGCCCGAAAACGCGCCGCTGGGCACGGCCGTCATCGACCTCAACGCCACCGACGCCGACGAGGGCACCAACGGCGAGGTGCTCTACTCGTTCAGCGGCTACGCGCCCGAGCGGGTCCGCGAGCTCTTCAGCATCGACCCGCAGACGGGCCTGATCCGCGTCAAGGGCAACCTGGACTACGAGGAGGGCGGCCTCGTTGAGATCGACGTGCAGGCGCGCGACCTGGGGCCCAACCCCATCCCGGCCCACTGCAAAGTCACCGTGCGCCTCGTCGACCGCAACGACAACGCGCCCACCATCGGCTTCGTCTCGGTGCGCCAAGGGGCGCTGAGCGAGGCGGCTCCTCCCGGCACCGTTATCGCCCTGGTGAGAGTGACGGATCGTGACTCGGGCAAGAACGGGCAGCTGCAGTGCCGGGTGCAAGGGGATGGCAGCGGCGGGGACGGGGCGGTGCCCTTCACCCTGGAGGAGAACTATGACAACTTGTACACCGTGGTGACAGACCGGCCTCTGGACAGAGAAGTGCAGGACGAGTACAACGTCACCATCCTGGCGAGAGACGGGGGCAGCCCTCCACTCAACTCCACCAAATCCTTCTCTGTCAGGATCCTGGACGAGAACGACAACCCTCCCCGCTTCAGTAAGAGCCTCTACGTGCTGCAGGTCCCCGAGAACAACATCCCCGGGGAGTACCTGGGCTCTGTGCTGGCCAAGGACCCAGACCTGGGGCAGAACGGCACAGTGTCCTACTCCATCCTGCCAGGGCACGTGGGTGACGTTTCCATCTACACCTATGTCTCCGTCAACCCCACCAATGGCGCCATCTATGCCTTGCGTAGCTTCAACTACGAGCAGACCAAGCACTTTGAGTTCCATGTGTTGGCCAAAGACTCTGGCTCCCCCCACCGAGAGAGCAACGCCACCGTCCGCGTCACTGTCCTCGATGTCAATGACAACGCTCCTCTCATTGTCTTGCCAGCCCTCATCAATGACACCGCCGAGCTCCAGGTCCCGCGGAACGCTGGCGTTGGGTATCCCGTGGGCACTGTCCGTGCCATGGACAGCGATTTTGGGGAAAGTGGGCGCCTCACCTATGAGATTGTGGAAGGCAATGAGGAGCACCTCTTTGAGATGGACCCAGCCAGTGGGGAGATCCGCACACTGCACCCTTACTGGGAAGAGCTGAGCCCTGTGGCTGAGCTGGTGGTCAAGGTCAGTGACCACGGAAAGCCCAGCCTTTCCGCAGTGGCCAAGCTGATTGTGCGGGCCTTGGCTGGACCTCTGCCTGAAGCAGGTGAGCCCCAGGTGAATGGCGAGCAGCACAGGCGACCCCACTGGGACCTGTCCCTGCCTCTGATCGTCACCCTGAGCACCGTTTCCATCATCCTCCTGGCTGCCATGATCACCATTGCCGTGAAGTGCAAGCGGGAGAACAAGGAGATCCGCACCTACAACTGCCGCATTGCTGAGTACAGCCACCCCCAGCTGGGTGGAGGGGGTGGTGGCGGAGGTGGGGGAGGAGGCAGCGGCGGGAGCaagggcaagaagaagaagattagcAAGAACGACATTATGCTCGTGCCCAGTGAAGGGGAGGACAGCCGGGGGCCCCTCAATGTCATGAACGTGGTCAGCAGCCCCTCCTTGGCCACGTCCCCCATGTACTTTGACTACCAGACCCGGCTGCCCCTGAGCTCGCCCAGGTCAGAGGTGATGTACCTGAAACCTGCCTCCAACAACCTGACTGTGCCGCAGGGCCATGTGGGGTGCCACACCAGCTTCACAGGGCAAGGGACTAACGTCAGTGAGGCTCCCCCGAGCCGGATGTCCATAATTCAG